In one Thermococcus celericrescens genomic region, the following are encoded:
- a CDS encoding ferritin — MLSEKMLEALNEQLNRELYSAYLYFSMAAYFEDMNLEGFANWMKAQAEEELGHALRFYNYIYDRNGRVELKAIPEPPKEWESPLAAFEAAYEHEQLISKCINELAALAEEEKDYSTRAFLEWFINEQVEEEASVKKIVDKLKFAKGSPQVLFMLDQELGQRAPKLPGLLLQAGG, encoded by the coding sequence ATGCTGAGCGAAAAGATGCTCGAAGCCCTCAACGAGCAGCTGAACAGGGAGCTTTATTCGGCCTACCTGTACTTCTCGATGGCTGCCTATTTTGAGGACATGAACCTTGAGGGCTTCGCCAACTGGATGAAGGCCCAGGCCGAGGAGGAGCTTGGCCATGCCCTGAGGTTCTACAACTACATCTACGACAGAAACGGCAGGGTCGAACTGAAGGCCATCCCGGAGCCACCAAAGGAGTGGGAGTCACCGCTTGCCGCATTTGAGGCTGCCTACGAGCACGAGCAGTTAATAAGCAAGTGCATAAACGAGCTTGCCGCACTGGCCGAAGAGGAGAAGGACTACTCGACGAGGGCCTTCCTTGAGTGGTTCATAAACGAGCAGGTCGAGGAGGAGGCGAGCGTCAAAAAGATAGTCGATAAGCTCAAGTTCGCGAAGGGCAGCCCGCAGGTTCTCTTCATGCTCGATCAGGAGCTCGGCCAGAGGGCGCCAAAGCTTCCGGGGCTTCTCCTTCAGGCTGGGGGCTGA
- the sufC gene encoding Fe-S cluster assembly ATPase SufC: protein MLKVENLHAKVADKEILKGVDFELASGELHIVMGPNGSGKSTLALTIAGHPRYSVTEGRILFGGEDITGAKPEERARKGIFLSFQHPVEVEGVKVINFLQRTLKNLQGIDEVEAYDRIFQAVEELGLDSSMLSRELNVGFSGGERKKLEMLQAYLVKPKLLILDEPDSGVDVDSLKVIAGVIAKLHSEGTAILLITHYGRILEYLNPQKVHVLKDGKLVVSGGMELVKLIEEKGFAAVGGNGTAVKA from the coding sequence ATGCTGAAAGTGGAAAATCTCCATGCTAAGGTTGCCGATAAGGAAATTCTGAAGGGAGTGGATTTTGAACTGGCCTCCGGCGAGCTTCACATCGTCATGGGGCCCAACGGAAGCGGAAAGAGCACGCTGGCTTTAACGATAGCCGGACATCCGAGGTACAGCGTTACCGAGGGGAGGATACTGTTCGGCGGGGAGGACATAACCGGGGCAAAGCCCGAGGAGAGGGCCAGGAAGGGCATCTTCCTCAGCTTCCAGCATCCGGTTGAGGTCGAGGGCGTCAAGGTCATCAACTTCCTCCAGAGGACGCTGAAGAACCTGCAAGGGATAGACGAGGTTGAGGCCTACGACAGGATTTTCCAGGCCGTGGAGGAGCTGGGCCTCGACAGTTCAATGCTCTCCAGAGAGCTCAACGTCGGCTTCTCCGGCGGTGAGAGGAAGAAGCTGGAGATGCTTCAGGCTTACCTCGTGAAGCCCAAACTGCTCATCCTCGACGAGCCGGACAGCGGTGTGGACGTTGATTCCCTCAAGGTCATCGCCGGGGTGATAGCCAAGCTGCACAGCGAGGGAACGGCGATACTTCTCATCACCCACTACGGAAGAATACTGGAGTACCTGAACCCCCAGAAGGTGCACGTGCTGAAGGACGGAAAGCTGGTGGTTTCCGGCGGAATGGAGCTTGTAAAGCTCATAGAGGAGAAGGGCTTCGCGGCGGTGGGTGGTAATGGCACAGCAGTCAAGGCTTGA
- the sufB gene encoding Fe-S cluster assembly protein SufB, which produces MAQQSRLEEILKAGSLEEILGTAVPYPKEIELRGEITEDAVREISRIKNEPEWMLRHRLKALELFQKLPMPRWVVGIEELDLESFSLYSKPEVSSEVKDWDDLPENIRKTFERLNIPEIEKKFLSGLTAVFDSESVYSQLKEEFEKKGIIMVPMEEAVQKYPDIVKRYFGKVFPPGEHKFSALHHALWSGGAFVYIPKGVRVPFPIEAFFVIGSALEGQFEHTLLIADEGSYVHFIEGCSAPMYKGFSFHDGMVEIYAHRNATVKFTTIQNWSRNVINFNNKRAIIEENAYVEWIEGSIGSHITYTYPSSVLKGEGARTAQYVVSLSNGPYLKDTGAKTWHLAPNTSSKIVSKSISANGGTNIYRGLVRIMKGAKNSTATVSCDSLILDEESKAYTYPHNQNDESSASIIHEATTGKLGEDKLFYMNSRGISEEEAKSLIILGFISEILEGLPFEYVEVLKKVIELEFSEVGGVG; this is translated from the coding sequence ATGGCACAGCAGTCAAGGCTTGAAGAGATACTCAAGGCGGGTTCCCTCGAGGAGATCCTTGGCACCGCAGTCCCTTACCCGAAGGAGATCGAGCTTAGGGGCGAGATCACCGAGGACGCCGTCAGGGAGATATCCCGCATAAAGAACGAGCCCGAGTGGATGCTCAGGCACCGCCTTAAGGCCCTTGAGCTGTTCCAGAAACTGCCGATGCCCAGGTGGGTGGTCGGAATCGAGGAGCTTGACCTGGAGAGCTTCTCCCTCTACTCAAAGCCAGAGGTGAGCAGCGAGGTTAAGGACTGGGACGACCTGCCAGAGAACATCAGGAAGACCTTTGAGAGGCTCAACATCCCGGAGATAGAGAAGAAATTCCTGTCCGGCCTGACGGCGGTGTTCGACAGCGAGAGCGTCTACTCTCAGCTCAAGGAGGAGTTCGAGAAGAAGGGCATAATAATGGTGCCGATGGAGGAAGCGGTTCAGAAGTACCCGGACATCGTCAAGCGCTACTTCGGAAAAGTCTTTCCGCCGGGGGAGCACAAGTTTTCAGCTTTACACCACGCCCTCTGGAGCGGTGGGGCCTTCGTCTACATCCCGAAGGGGGTGAGGGTTCCCTTCCCAATTGAGGCCTTCTTCGTCATAGGCTCGGCTTTGGAGGGCCAGTTCGAGCACACCCTCCTAATAGCGGACGAGGGGAGCTACGTCCACTTCATAGAGGGCTGTTCGGCACCGATGTACAAGGGCTTCTCCTTCCACGACGGCATGGTAGAGATTTACGCCCACAGGAACGCCACAGTCAAGTTCACCACCATACAGAACTGGAGCCGGAACGTTATCAACTTCAACAACAAGAGGGCGATAATCGAGGAGAACGCCTACGTTGAGTGGATAGAGGGCAGCATAGGGAGCCACATAACCTACACCTACCCGTCAAGCGTCCTGAAGGGAGAAGGGGCGAGGACAGCTCAATACGTGGTCTCGCTAAGCAACGGACCCTACCTCAAGGACACCGGCGCCAAAACCTGGCATCTGGCTCCAAACACCAGCTCGAAGATAGTCTCAAAGAGCATAAGCGCCAACGGCGGGACGAACATCTACCGCGGGCTGGTGAGAATAATGAAAGGCGCCAAGAACTCGACGGCAACGGTGTCCTGTGACTCCCTCATCCTCGACGAGGAGAGCAAGGCCTACACCTACCCGCACAACCAGAACGACGAGTCTTCAGCGAGCATAATCCACGAGGCAACGACCGGAAAGCTCGGCGAGGACAAGCTCTTCTACATGAACTCCCGCGGCATAAGCGAGGAAGAGGCGAAGAGCCTAATAATCCTCGGCTTCATCAGCGAAATTCTCGAAGGACTTCCCTTCGAGTACGTCGAGGTTCTCAAGAAGGTCATAGAGCTGGAGTTCAGCGAGGTTGGGGGTGTTGGGTGA
- a CDS encoding SufD family Fe-S cluster assembly protein gives MRSNELSNERPFGLSNEHIITREALEKLTYQKYGDSPTIRSYTKWKLFEENSPLKLPTEAKAGEVLVRGHVTLSGSEASFDLPNGVELTEGTLGLSQPEESRILGFHFYALKKAYRLKIRENLAEPLVIVSHLSERAFISHHLSIEVENARVPIIIYDMAEDGTKSFVVELKARNAEIELLTIGKHKSLSHYLLRASLAGKSRVKAFTVVHGGRMSHHREDYSLEGAGSELFLRGIPIGIGSAVDYLTNVLQHGEKTVSETRVHGFSYRDGWTVHRGTAKVFERARNSSSVVVSEVTIMDEGSLGVSVPMLEVDTGEIENASHSSSVRQFDEDALFYLRSRGLDREEALSLFVHGIGEALSSHLERLRSKARSSVMSLTEELL, from the coding sequence ATGCGCTCTAACGAGCTCTCTAACGAGCGTCCTTTCGGACTCTCTAACGAGCACATTATAACCCGTGAGGCACTTGAAAAGCTCACCTATCAGAAGTACGGCGACAGCCCGACGATAAGGAGCTACACGAAGTGGAAGCTCTTCGAGGAGAACTCCCCTTTAAAGCTCCCGACGGAGGCCAAAGCAGGGGAGGTTCTGGTTAGGGGGCACGTCACCCTTTCGGGAAGCGAGGCGAGCTTTGATCTGCCCAATGGAGTCGAGCTTACAGAGGGGACACTCGGACTATCGCAGCCCGAGGAGTCGAGGATACTGGGCTTCCACTTCTACGCCCTCAAAAAGGCCTACAGGCTCAAGATCAGGGAAAACCTCGCCGAACCGCTCGTGATAGTCTCCCACCTCTCGGAGAGAGCTTTCATAAGCCACCACCTGAGCATAGAGGTCGAGAACGCCAGAGTGCCGATCATCATCTACGATATGGCCGAGGATGGAACTAAGTCCTTCGTGGTTGAGCTGAAGGCCAGAAACGCGGAGATAGAGCTTCTCACCATTGGGAAGCACAAAAGCCTCTCTCATTACCTCTTGAGGGCAAGCCTGGCAGGGAAGAGCAGGGTTAAAGCCTTCACCGTGGTTCACGGCGGCAGGATGAGCCACCACCGCGAGGACTATTCTCTCGAAGGGGCTGGGAGCGAGCTGTTCCTGAGGGGAATACCCATAGGTATAGGCTCGGCCGTTGACTACCTAACCAACGTCCTCCAGCACGGAGAAAAAACGGTGAGCGAGACCAGAGTCCACGGCTTTTCCTACAGGGATGGCTGGACGGTCCACAGGGGAACCGCCAAGGTCTTCGAGAGGGCCAGAAACTCATCGAGCGTCGTGGTCTCGGAGGTGACCATAATGGACGAGGGTTCCCTCGGCGTGAGTGTGCCGATGCTCGAAGTGGACACGGGGGAGATAGAGAACGCCTCCCACTCCTCCTCGGTCAGACAGTTCGACGAGGACGCGCTGTTTTACCTCCGCTCCCGCGGGCTAGACAGGGAGGAGGCGCTGAGCCTTTTCGTGCACGGCATAGGGGAGGCCCTCAGCTCCCACCTCGAAAGGCTCCGGAGCAAGGCGAGGAGCAGTGTGATGAGCCTTACTGAGGAACTTCTGTGA